Proteins from one Burkholderia sp. genomic window:
- a CDS encoding IS5 family transposase, producing the protein MRKDIHKTGEPKARYRVRNWVAYHEGLINRGNITIWIDEAVLARIPDAIPTRGRPFLYGDTLIQALLGVKTGYRRTLRALQGFTQSLRDLAFPSLPVPNYTTLCRREKTLDVELPILHDNEPIYRVVDSTGLKVYGESEWKVRQHGYSKRRTWRKVHLALNANTGQVHAALMTHQNVPDGDALAKLLDQIPREEQIDLISGDGAYDTKPCHAAIAACSAIPSIPPREGAVHWPADMPGAAWRNGAVDAIARDGRREWKQDSGYHRRSLAENAMYRFKTFTGNCLWARHIDSQATEVSVRVGVINRMADLARPQSVRIA; encoded by the coding sequence ATGCGCAAGGACATACACAAGACAGGTGAGCCGAAGGCACGCTACCGTGTCAGGAATTGGGTGGCCTATCATGAAGGGTTGATCAACCGGGGGAACATAACAATATGGATAGATGAAGCCGTCCTTGCCAGGATACCCGATGCCATACCCACACGTGGTCGCCCGTTTCTATACGGTGATACGCTGATTCAGGCATTACTTGGCGTGAAGACCGGCTATCGACGGACGTTGCGCGCCCTGCAAGGTTTCACCCAAAGTCTGCGCGATCTGGCCTTCCCGAGCTTGCCGGTGCCGAATTACACCACGCTCTGTCGCCGGGAAAAAACGCTTGATGTCGAACTGCCGATCCTTCATGACAATGAACCGATTTATCGAGTTGTCGACAGCACCGGTCTGAAGGTCTATGGCGAAAGTGAATGGAAGGTGCGCCAGCACGGCTACTCGAAGCGGCGCACGTGGCGTAAAGTCCATCTCGCGCTCAATGCGAATACGGGTCAAGTGCATGCCGCGCTAATGACGCATCAGAATGTGCCTGACGGTGACGCCCTGGCCAAGTTGCTCGACCAGATTCCACGAGAAGAACAAATCGATCTCATCAGCGGTGACGGTGCCTACGACACCAAGCCATGCCATGCGGCCATTGCTGCATGCAGTGCTATTCCTTCGATTCCGCCACGCGAGGGTGCCGTTCATTGGCCAGCGGATATGCCCGGTGCGGCGTGGCGTAATGGCGCGGTTGATGCAATTGCCCGTGACGGTCGTCGAGAATGGAAGCAAGACAGTGGTTACCACCGGCGATCGCTTGCAGAGAATGCGATGTATCGGTTCAAGACCTTCACCGGCAACTGTCTCTGGGCGCGCCACATCGACTCACAGGCGACCGAGGTCTCCGTTCGCGTCGGCGTCATCAACCGTATGGCAGACCTCGCTCGTCCGCAATCCGTTCGTATCGCCTGA
- the cutA gene encoding divalent-cation tolerance protein CutA has translation MEIVLMMTTVPDSATARLLADGALSGRLAACVSELGTIRSNYHWQGKVESTEEIQLLFKTSTQRSLELERFIASHHPYETPEIVSWQAIASDAYGAWAATETQRLFHV, from the coding sequence ATGGAAATCGTTCTGATGATGACGACTGTACCTGATTCGGCTACGGCCCGCCTGCTCGCCGACGGCGCGCTGAGCGGGCGACTCGCGGCGTGCGTTTCGGAACTCGGCACGATCCGCTCGAACTACCACTGGCAGGGCAAGGTCGAATCCACGGAGGAGATCCAGTTGTTGTTCAAGACGAGCACCCAGCGCTCGCTCGAACTCGAGCGCTTTATCGCGTCCCATCATCCCTACGAGACGCCCGAAATCGTCTCGTGGCAGGCCATCGCCTCCGATGCTTACGGCGCTTGGGCGGCAACCGAAACCCAACGCTTATTCCATGTCTGA
- a CDS encoding Rne/Rng family ribonuclease, whose translation MKRMLFNATQQEELRVAIVDGQKLIDIDIETAGREQRKGNIYKGVVTRIEPSLEACFVNYGEDRHGFLPFKEVVRQYFRDGVDMRSARIQDTLSEGQELIIQIEKEERGNKGAALTTFISLAGRYLVLMPNNPRGGGMSRRIEGDERQELRETMAQLEIPEGMSMITRTAGIGHSAEELQWDLNYLLQLWHAIEAASKSGHNGQPMLIYLESSLVIRAIRDYFQPDIGEILIDTTEIYDQARVFMDIVMPDNVGKVKRYHDDIPLFSRFQIEHQIETAYSRTVPLPLGGAIVIDHTEALVAIDVNSARATKGTDIEETATRTNLEAADEVARQLRLRDLGGLIVIDFIDMESAKSQREVEQRLKDALKYDRARVQMGKISRFGLMELSRQRLRPALSEGSHVTCPRCNGTGHIRDTESSALQVLRIIQEEAMKENTAAIHCQVPVDVTAFLLNEKRQEINKIESRFKVSILLIPNKYLETPHYKLERLRHDDARLDDPRASWKMAEEAARELEAETVYSKRTTDAKPKQEAAVKGITPASPAPSAAPQSEVAAAPTPIAVAPATSGLFACLKRLFGSSPTVPVPVLKPVKEAASTARPARGEKLERGERGGDHHHRNNGNRRGGRQLQQPRSEREGKETRELRENPESREGLGNRRPREAREGRERRECDNFEPSEAREGREGREPPERAMTNEGTPEVSRQERRERGERGERGERRKAMSHVAKLQTVKRSENHAEMAEDAKILVPGGAEQASTEAGARDGEERRRRRRGRRGGGRRDREEGTGTTPESMEGAEGTDHEAAVTTDHDTDAPVVAAVATVNTAAATMAVTTVAAHAEAATQAVAPRVAETVSEAALAAQVTTPEEASPEVELMVHVVPAAEPVVITTPAPVEAAATAVEPEPARSISVPQVLAAVPTAASIEAALDAAGLIWVNTDAEKLRAAQEATAQIVPQARAPRERKALPPVDPTPMQQVETRSQH comes from the coding sequence ATGAAACGCATGCTGTTCAATGCGACACAGCAGGAAGAACTGCGTGTCGCCATCGTCGATGGACAGAAACTCATCGACATCGATATCGAAACCGCCGGCCGTGAACAGCGTAAAGGCAATATTTACAAGGGCGTGGTCACCCGCATCGAGCCCTCACTCGAAGCCTGCTTCGTCAACTACGGAGAAGATCGCCACGGCTTTTTGCCCTTCAAGGAAGTCGTTCGTCAATACTTCCGCGATGGCGTCGACATGCGCTCCGCGCGCATTCAGGATACCCTGAGCGAGGGCCAGGAGCTGATTATCCAGATTGAGAAGGAAGAACGCGGCAACAAGGGTGCTGCTTTGACCACCTTCATCTCGCTGGCCGGTCGATACCTGGTGCTGATGCCGAATAACCCGCGCGGCGGCGGTATGTCGCGCCGCATCGAGGGCGACGAGCGTCAGGAACTGCGCGAAACTATGGCGCAGCTCGAGATCCCGGAAGGCATGAGCATGATCACTCGCACCGCAGGCATCGGCCACAGCGCTGAGGAACTCCAGTGGGACCTGAATTATCTGCTGCAGCTTTGGCATGCCATCGAGGCCGCCTCGAAAAGCGGCCACAATGGCCAGCCGATGCTGATCTACCTGGAATCGAGCCTAGTGATCCGCGCGATCCGGGACTATTTCCAGCCTGACATCGGCGAAATCCTGATCGACACTACCGAGATCTATGATCAGGCGCGGGTTTTCATGGACATCGTGATGCCCGACAACGTCGGCAAGGTGAAGCGCTACCACGATGACATTCCCCTGTTCTCGCGTTTCCAGATTGAGCACCAAATCGAGACGGCGTACTCGCGCACGGTGCCGCTACCCTTGGGCGGCGCGATCGTGATCGATCACACCGAGGCACTAGTTGCGATCGATGTAAACTCGGCGCGTGCCACTAAGGGTACAGACATCGAGGAAACTGCTACCCGCACTAACCTGGAAGCCGCCGACGAAGTGGCGCGCCAGCTACGCCTGCGCGACCTGGGCGGCCTGATCGTGATTGATTTCATCGACATGGAGTCGGCCAAGAGCCAGCGCGAGGTAGAGCAGCGCCTGAAGGACGCGCTCAAGTATGACCGCGCTCGTGTGCAAATGGGCAAAATCTCGCGCTTCGGCCTGATGGAACTGTCGCGCCAGCGCTTGCGACCGGCCCTCTCCGAAGGCAGCCACGTGACCTGCCCGCGCTGCAACGGCACCGGCCATATCCGCGATACGGAATCTTCTGCACTGCAGGTGCTTCGGATCATTCAAGAAGAGGCCATGAAGGAGAACACCGCAGCAATCCATTGCCAGGTACCGGTCGATGTAACTGCCTTCCTGCTGAATGAAAAGCGCCAGGAAATCAACAAGATCGAGTCGCGCTTCAAGGTCAGCATCCTGCTAATTCCGAACAAGTACCTCGAGACGCCGCATTACAAGCTGGAGCGCCTGCGACACGACGATGCACGCCTCGACGACCCGCGCGCCTCCTGGAAGATGGCAGAGGAAGCCGCCCGCGAGCTCGAAGCGGAAACTGTTTACAGCAAGCGCACCACCGACGCGAAGCCGAAGCAGGAAGCTGCTGTCAAAGGAATCACGCCGGCCAGCCCAGCGCCGAGCGCAGCACCGCAGTCCGAGGTAGCGGCTGCACCGACTCCGATAGCTGTGGCACCCGCCACCAGTGGCCTGTTCGCGTGTCTTAAACGTCTGTTCGGTAGTTCGCCGACCGTGCCGGTTCCGGTGCTAAAACCAGTCAAGGAAGCCGCCTCAACGGCCCGTCCGGCGCGTGGCGAGAAGTTAGAGCGCGGTGAGCGCGGCGGCGATCACCATCACCGTAACAACGGCAATCGCCGCGGCGGTCGACAGCTGCAGCAGCCGCGTAGCGAGCGCGAGGGTAAAGAGACGCGGGAACTGCGTGAGAATCCTGAGAGTCGTGAAGGACTTGGCAACCGCAGACCGCGCGAGGCTCGCGAAGGCCGTGAGCGGCGCGAATGCGACAACTTCGAGCCGAGTGAAGCGCGGGAAGGACGCGAAGGTCGCGAGCCGCCTGAGCGCGCTATGACGAACGAAGGCACGCCGGAAGTGTCGCGCCAGGAACGTCGAGAACGAGGCGAACGCGGTGAACGCGGTGAACGCCGCAAAGCCATGTCGCATGTCGCCAAGCTACAAACTGTCAAGCGTAGCGAAAACCATGCCGAAATGGCCGAAGACGCTAAAATTTTGGTACCCGGGGGTGCCGAGCAAGCCAGCACCGAAGCCGGCGCGCGTGACGGCGAGGAACGTCGTCGTCGTCGTCGCGGTCGACGTGGTGGTGGCCGTCGCGATCGAGAGGAAGGCACAGGCACCACGCCGGAAAGCATGGAAGGTGCGGAAGGCACCGACCATGAGGCCGCCGTAACAACCGACCATGACACGGATGCTCCGGTCGTGGCCGCCGTCGCCACGGTCAACACCGCTGCCGCCACAATGGCCGTCACAACCGTCGCTGCGCATGCCGAGGCGGCGACGCAAGCCGTCGCCCCGCGCGTGGCGGAAACAGTGTCGGAAGCGGCACTGGCAGCCCAGGTTACCACGCCCGAAGAAGCCTCGCCGGAAGTTGAGCTCATGGTCCACGTGGTCCCGGCAGCCGAGCCGGTCGTGATCACCACGCCAGCTCCGGTTGAAGCCGCCGCCACGGCAGTCGAGCCCGAGCCGGCTAGGTCGATCTCAGTGCCGCAGGTACTTGCCGCGGTGCCGACCGCGGCAAGCATCGAAGCCGCACTCGATGCCGCTGGCCTGATCTGGGTGAACACGGATGCCGAAAAGCTCCGCGCCGCCCAAGAAGCCACCGCTCAGATTGTGCCGCAAGCGCGTGCCCCACGCGAGCGTAAGGCCCTGCCGCCGGTCGATCCGACGCCGATGCAACAGGTCGAGACCCGCTCGCAGCACTGA
- a CDS encoding ABC-F family ATPase — protein sequence MLSTVNITMQFGPKPLFENISVKFGEGNRYGLIGANGCGKSTFMKILGGDIEPSCGNVVLEPNIRLGKLRQDQFAYEDVRVLDVVMQGHMEMWGAMNERDAIYANPDATDEDYMHAAELEAKFAEFGGYEAEARAGALLLGIGIDEKLHNGTMSEVAPGWKLRVLLAQALFSKPDVLLLDEPTNNLDIHSIRWLEDTLNQYNSTMIIISHDRHFLNSVCTHIADIDFGTLKVWPGNYDDYMLVSVQARERQANANARAKERVAELQDFVRRFSANKSKARQATSRAKQIEKIKIEEFKPSSRQNPFIRFEFEKKLHNIVVVAEEATKKYERTIFSNFNLSVQPGERIAIIGENGAGKTTLLRALLGNLELDHGSVKWAENANVGYMPQGTYEEFPNDVTLMDWIDNYRKKGDHETMVRGTLGRLLFSADDIKKSVRVLSGGEKGRMILGKLMLGRHNVLLMDEPTNHMDMESIESLQIGLEQFEGTLIFVSHDREFVSTLAKRIIEVRNDGRLNDFGGNYEDFLAKQEKA from the coding sequence GTGCTTTCTACCGTCAACATCACGATGCAATTCGGGCCGAAGCCCCTGTTCGAAAACATCTCAGTCAAGTTCGGGGAGGGCAACCGTTACGGGCTGATCGGCGCGAACGGCTGCGGCAAGTCGACCTTCATGAAGATCCTCGGCGGCGATATCGAGCCCAGCTGCGGTAATGTCGTGCTCGAGCCGAATATCCGTCTGGGCAAGCTGCGCCAGGACCAGTTCGCCTACGAGGACGTGCGCGTGCTCGACGTGGTGATGCAAGGCCACATGGAAATGTGGGGTGCCATGAACGAGCGAGACGCAATCTACGCGAACCCGGATGCCACTGACGAGGACTACATGCACGCGGCCGAGCTGGAAGCGAAGTTCGCGGAATTCGGCGGCTACGAGGCCGAGGCGCGCGCGGGCGCGCTGCTACTGGGCATCGGCATCGACGAAAAGCTGCACAACGGCACTATGAGCGAGGTAGCCCCCGGCTGGAAGCTGCGAGTGCTGCTGGCACAGGCGCTATTCTCTAAGCCGGACGTCCTGCTGCTCGACGAACCGACCAACAACCTCGATATTCACTCGATCCGTTGGCTGGAAGACACGCTCAACCAGTACAACTCGACGATGATCATCATCTCGCACGATCGTCACTTTCTGAACTCGGTCTGCACCCACATAGCAGACATAGATTTCGGCACGCTAAAGGTTTGGCCGGGCAACTACGACGACTACATGCTCGTCTCGGTTCAGGCACGCGAGCGCCAGGCCAATGCTAACGCGCGTGCCAAGGAACGCGTAGCTGAGCTGCAGGACTTCGTGCGTCGCTTTTCGGCGAATAAGTCCAAGGCGCGCCAGGCCACTAGCCGCGCCAAGCAGATCGAAAAAATTAAAATTGAGGAATTCAAGCCTTCTTCGCGTCAAAACCCGTTCATCCGCTTCGAATTCGAGAAGAAGCTGCACAACATCGTGGTGGTAGCAGAAGAAGCGACCAAGAAATATGAACGCACCATCTTCAGCAACTTCAACTTATCGGTGCAGCCGGGCGAGCGGATCGCCATCATCGGCGAGAATGGAGCGGGCAAGACCACGCTGCTGCGTGCGCTGCTCGGAAATCTCGAGCTCGACCACGGCAGCGTCAAGTGGGCCGAGAACGCGAACGTCGGCTACATGCCGCAGGGCACCTACGAGGAGTTTCCGAACGACGTCACGCTGATGGATTGGATCGACAACTACCGCAAGAAAGGCGACCATGAGACCATGGTACGTGGCACGCTGGGCCGCCTGCTGTTCTCAGCAGACGACATCAAGAAGTCGGTAAGGGTGCTGTCGGGCGGCGAGAAGGGTCGTATGATCTTGGGCAAGCTGATGCTGGGTCGCCACAATGTGCTGCTGATGGACGAGCCAACCAATCACATGGATATGGAGTCGATCGAGTCGCTGCAAATCGGGCTCGAGCAGTTCGAGGGCACATTGATCTTTGTTTCGCACGACCGTGAATTCGTCAGTACCCTGGCCAAGCGCATCATCGAGGTGCGCAACGACGGAAGGCTGAACGATTTCGGCGGCAACTACGAAGACTTTCTAGCGAAGCAGGAAAAGGCTTGA
- the argC gene encoding N-acetyl-gamma-glutamyl-phosphate reductase, with product MSTKVFVDGQEGTTGLKILEHLSARGDIDILHIDEAKRKDVEERRRLINVSDITFLCLPDLASFESASLLENERTTLIDTSSAFRTSADWAYGLPELTRAQRERIRVAKRIAVPGCHASAFVLAMRPLVDAGVVSTDFSAHSYSITGYSGGGKKMIADYEAGGNECLSSPRAYALNLAHKHLPEMAEHTGLVNAPIFTPIVGPFYKGLAVTTYFTPNQLTRCVKPQDMQQILAEYYAREAFVKVAPYDATENLDEGFFDVQANNDTNRVDLFVFGNEERFVTVTRLDNLGKGASGAAIQCMNLNIGTDEDSGL from the coding sequence ATGAGCACGAAAGTTTTCGTCGACGGCCAGGAAGGCACGACCGGCCTGAAGATTTTGGAACACTTGTCCGCACGTGGCGACATCGACATCCTTCACATCGACGAAGCGAAGCGCAAGGACGTGGAAGAACGCCGGCGCCTGATCAATGTCTCGGACATCACCTTCCTATGCCTGCCCGACCTAGCCTCGTTCGAATCGGCCTCGCTGCTCGAGAATGAGCGTACTACGCTGATCGACACCAGTTCTGCCTTTCGCACTAGCGCAGACTGGGCCTATGGCCTACCCGAGCTGACCCGCGCACAGCGCGAGCGGATCCGCGTCGCCAAGCGCATCGCAGTGCCGGGCTGCCACGCCTCGGCCTTCGTGCTAGCAATGCGCCCGCTGGTCGACGCCGGTGTGGTCTCCACCGACTTCTCGGCCCACAGCTACTCGATCACTGGCTACAGCGGCGGCGGCAAGAAGATGATTGCCGACTATGAGGCCGGCGGCAATGAATGCCTGTCCAGCCCGCGCGCCTACGCGCTCAACCTCGCCCACAAACACCTTCCGGAGATGGCTGAGCACACAGGCTTGGTAAACGCGCCGATCTTCACGCCGATCGTCGGACCCTTCTACAAGGGTCTGGCTGTCACCACCTACTTCACGCCGAACCAGCTGACGCGCTGCGTCAAGCCTCAGGACATGCAGCAGATCCTCGCCGAATACTACGCCCGCGAAGCCTTCGTGAAAGTCGCCCCCTACGATGCGACCGAAAATCTTGACGAGGGCTTCTTCGACGTACAAGCCAACAACGACACTAATCGCGTCGACCTGTTCGTGTTCGGCAACGAGGAGCGCTTCGTCACGGTCACTCGCTTAGACAACCTTGGCAAGGGTGCCTCGGGCGCGGCGATCCAGTGCATGAACCTAAACATCGGCACCGATGAAGACAGCGGCTTGTAG
- a CDS encoding HesA/MoeB/ThiF family protein, which produces MRDEQLLRYSRHILVDEIGIEAQQRFLDAHALVIGAGGLGSPAAMYLAASGIGAITLVDADTVDLTNLQRQILHVTESVGRSKVESGRDALARLNPEVVVHAVAEHADVAWLDAAAQHADVVLDCSDNFATRHAINRACAVHGVPLVSGAALRFDGQISSFDFRDPASPCYACVFPEDQPFEEVACSTMGVFAPTVGIIGAMQAAEALRLAGGFGKPLVGRLMMLDSLRMEWNTMRIMRQADCQVCETRH; this is translated from the coding sequence ATGCGCGACGAACAACTGCTCCGCTATTCCCGCCACATCCTGGTCGACGAGATTGGCATTGAGGCGCAGCAGCGCTTCCTCGACGCGCATGCGCTGGTGATCGGCGCGGGCGGCCTCGGTTCTCCTGCGGCAATGTACTTGGCCGCCTCGGGCATTGGTGCGATCACCTTGGTCGACGCAGACACGGTCGACCTCACCAACTTGCAGCGCCAGATCCTGCACGTCACCGAATCGGTCGGTCGTAGCAAGGTGGAATCGGGCCGTGACGCATTGGCGCGCCTCAACCCCGAGGTGGTAGTGCATGCGGTGGCCGAGCACGCCGATGTCGCCTGGCTCGACGCCGCCGCACAGCACGCTGACGTGGTACTCGACTGTAGCGACAACTTCGCGACGCGCCACGCGATCAATCGCGCCTGCGCCGTGCACGGCGTGCCGCTTGTCTCGGGCGCGGCGCTGCGCTTCGATGGCCAGATCAGCAGCTTTGATTTCCGCGATCCGGCTTCTCCTTGCTATGCCTGCGTATTCCCAGAGGACCAGCCTTTCGAGGAAGTGGCCTGCTCAACCATGGGCGTGTTCGCGCCAACGGTCGGCATCATCGGCGCAATGCAAGCGGCCGAGGCGTTACGCTTGGCGGGCGGCTTCGGCAAGCCGCTGGTCGGTCGGCTGATGATGCTCGATTCGCTGCGCATGGAATGGAATACCATGCGCATCATGCGGCAAGCCGATTGCCAGGTCTGCGAAACTCGCCACTGA
- the typA gene encoding translational GTPase TypA: MTRAIRNIAIIAHVDHGKTTLVDQLLRQSGTFRENQQMVERVMDSNDIEKERGITILAKNCAVEYEGTYINIVDTPGHADFGGEVERVLSMVDSVLLLVDAVEGPMPQTRFVTKKTLALGLKPIVVVNKIDRLGARIDWAINQTFDLFDKLRATEEQLDFPIVYASGLNGYASLDSSARDGDMRPLFEAILEHIPVRPVDPEAPLQLQITSLDYSTYVGRIGVGRITRGRIKSGQPVVMRSGPEGEVLSRKINQVLSFKGLDHVQVESAEAGDIVLINGIEDVGIGATICAVDTPEALPMITVDEPTLTMNFLVNFSPLSGREGKFVTSRQIRDRLMKELNHNVALRVRETGDETVFEVSGRGELHLTILVENMRREGYELAVSRPCVVLQEVDGVKKEPYEQLTIDVEDEHQGAVMEELGRRKGEMLDMSSDGHGRTRLEYRISARGLIGFHSEFLTLTRGTGLMSHIFDSYAPVKQGSVGGRRNGVLISQDNGAAVAYALWKLQDRGRMFVRPGDALYEGMIIGIHSRDNDLVVNPIKGKQLTNVRASGTDEAVRLVPPIQMSLEYAVAFIDDDELVEVTPQSIRLRKRHLKEHARRRASRAP; this comes from the coding sequence ATGACCCGCGCTATTCGCAATATCGCCATTATTGCCCACGTAGACCACGGCAAGACTACGCTCGTCGACCAACTGCTGCGCCAGTCTGGCACCTTCCGAGAAAACCAGCAGATGGTCGAGCGGGTGATGGACTCGAACGACATCGAAAAAGAGCGCGGGATCACGATTCTCGCGAAGAACTGCGCGGTCGAGTATGAAGGCACCTATATCAATATCGTCGACACCCCGGGTCACGCCGACTTCGGCGGCGAGGTTGAACGCGTGCTGTCGATGGTCGACTCGGTGCTGCTGCTGGTGGACGCAGTCGAAGGCCCGATGCCGCAGACCCGCTTTGTGACTAAAAAGACACTAGCGCTGGGCCTCAAGCCAATCGTGGTGGTTAACAAGATCGACCGCCTTGGAGCGCGGATTGACTGGGCGATCAACCAGACCTTCGACCTTTTCGATAAGCTCCGCGCGACCGAAGAACAGCTTGACTTCCCAATCGTCTACGCATCGGGCCTGAACGGTTATGCCTCGCTCGATTCGTCAGCGCGCGACGGCGACATGCGCCCGCTGTTCGAGGCAATCCTCGAGCACATACCAGTTCGTCCGGTCGACCCTGAAGCACCGCTGCAGCTGCAGATCACTTCGCTCGACTACTCAACCTATGTTGGCCGGATCGGCGTGGGCCGCATCACGCGCGGCCGCATCAAGTCGGGCCAGCCGGTAGTAATGCGTTCCGGACCGGAAGGCGAAGTGCTGAGCCGTAAGATCAACCAGGTGCTATCGTTCAAGGGCCTGGATCACGTCCAGGTAGAGTCGGCCGAGGCCGGAGATATCGTACTGATTAACGGTATCGAAGATGTCGGCATCGGTGCGACGATTTGCGCAGTCGACACCCCGGAAGCGCTGCCGATGATCACAGTTGATGAGCCGACGCTGACCATGAATTTCCTGGTTAATTTCTCGCCGCTGTCTGGTCGTGAAGGCAAGTTCGTGACGAGCCGCCAGATTCGCGACCGCCTGATGAAAGAACTGAATCACAACGTGGCGCTGCGCGTGCGTGAAACCGGTGACGAAACCGTGTTCGAAGTTTCTGGCCGTGGCGAACTGCACCTGACCATCCTGGTCGAGAACATGCGCCGTGAGGGCTACGAGCTGGCTGTGTCCCGTCCGTGCGTGGTGTTGCAGGAAGTCGACGGCGTCAAGAAGGAGCCGTACGAGCAACTGACTATCGACGTCGAGGACGAGCACCAGGGGGCGGTGATGGAAGAGCTTGGCCGCCGTAAGGGCGAAATGCTCGACATGTCCTCGGACGGCCATGGCCGTACGCGTCTCGAGTACAGGATCTCGGCGCGGGGCCTGATCGGCTTCCACAGCGAGTTCCTGACGCTCACGCGCGGGACGGGCCTGATGAGCCACATCTTCGACTCCTACGCTCCAGTCAAGCAAGGCTCGGTCGGCGGGCGCCGTAACGGTGTACTGATCTCGCAGGATAATGGTGCTGCCGTAGCCTACGCGCTCTGGAAGCTACAGGATCGCGGTCGCATGTTTGTGAGGCCTGGCGACGCGCTCTACGAGGGCATGATCATCGGTATCCACAGCCGTGACAACGACTTGGTGGTCAACCCGATCAAGGGCAAGCAGCTGACCAACGTGCGTGCCTCGGGTACCGACGAAGCGGTGCGCCTGGTGCCGCCGATCCAGATGTCGCTGGAATACGCGGTCGCATTTATCGACGATGATGAGCTAGTCGAAGTGACGCCGCAGTCGATCCGCCTGCGCAAGCGCCACCTGAAGGAACACGCGCGTCGCCGTGCCAGCCGCGCCCCCTAG
- a CDS encoding winged helix-turn-helix domain-containing protein: MQGVGLYLARWGFTPKKPMKWAYEQRPETV, encoded by the coding sequence TTGCAAGGTGTCGGCTTGTATCTGGCGCGCTGGGGCTTCACCCCAAAAAAGCCGATGAAGTGGGCCTACGAGCAGCGACCGGAAACCGTGTAG
- the yajC gene encoding preprotein translocase subunit YajC, with the protein MAIISNAFAQGAGGSSESSLMSFLPLILMFVVLYFIMIHPQMKRQKEHRNMLAAMTKGDEVVTNGGLVGKVTKVGTAYVGVEVSEGTEITVQKSAVTTILPKGTIKSL; encoded by the coding sequence TTGGCCATTATCAGTAATGCATTCGCGCAAGGCGCTGGAGGCAGCTCCGAATCAAGTCTGATGAGCTTCCTGCCGCTTATTCTGATGTTTGTGGTGCTCTACTTTATCATGATCCATCCGCAGATGAAGCGCCAGAAGGAGCATCGCAATATGCTCGCCGCGATGACCAAGGGTGATGAGGTCGTAACCAACGGAGGCCTAGTCGGCAAGGTCACTAAAGTCGGCACAGCCTACGTCGGCGTCGAGGTGTCGGAGGGAACCGAAATCACGGTTCAGAAGTCGGCCGTGACGACCATTCTGCCGAAAGGAACAATCAAGTCCCTGTAA